TTCCGCAGGCAAAAATAAAAACGGTGAAAATGACGCTCATTTTTATACTTGGTAAGGAGCAACAGCTTGTTTGTTTATACAAAAGTATTTAACATTGAAGTCGCGAACACAAAATGAATACATGCATATTTGTCTTATCTTAACAATACCATGGCGTATTACTTGTGTGCGTCTACAATGTTTCCGGTAAGGAATAAGCATTCAATTATATCATGGCATTATGTTAATATGGCCTGATTGTGagtgtatgattttaaaatgtgtttaaaaggtGATGTCTAAGTATCTACCGTCAAACTCGTTCAAATAAAAcaactaggtttattattgtgtGGCTGATGTAACATCCTTCTGATTATGAAACATTCATCGTTCTCTATGGAAACCGTTAAGCATATGTTCTTAAAATGtcaccaacaatataaattttCAATAGATATAAGCCAAAATATCAAGCAGTAAgaagtacatgtacatcattCTACATGTGTATGCTAAGCAGTTTGAACAATGTATTtcaatgtatgtatgcatgtttcaatgttgaaaacacattacctgaaaaaaaaactgacaaacgCAAGATTGTATTTAATCACATTATGGTCTAGATCATGTAGTATGTACTGATCTcgaataaaattattgtattgtCCGTATAATTTCAGCCTTCGTGACTTCCTGGTCTCCCTACTTTGTGTTCAATCTTGTTGACGTGTACAGGGATATTAACACAGTGACGTCACAGACACAAGTCGCTGTAACGGCCTTTATTCAAAGTCTTGCTGCGCTAAATTCTGTGTTAAATCCAATAATATACGGAGTATTCGGAACACGAATATGCTTATATATAAGGTGATATGTTTGTTCCATGTTATGGTTTGTTATGTATTGATTTTTAGTGGTAACGCAAACTTTTTTGAAAGATACAAAATATCGTTCTTCATAAAAAAACTCTACGTTTTATCTACAAATTACTAAAatacaaacaacatttaaatacatttataatatctGTTTTATGACGTATGTTCATGCTGTGTTTTCAATAGGAAGCTGCCTATCCTGAAAACCCTTGGTGGTTGTGTGTGTAAATGCCGCCTTAAGAGAAAGCTTCTTACCCGGTCAAATGTGCAGTTAAGTAACGGCGGTGGAGAAGGGTCATCTGGAACGAGTTTGATGGTCAAATCCAAAACAAGTGCCACTTGGAATTGCCTTAATGGAATCTTTGACAACagaaaatgtgatttcaatacCGCTGAAAATGAAGTTCCGCAGATATTGCCACCCCAGAGGAAACTTTGCCAGCGAAGACCCTCTGGGCTACCATTGGCAAATAGAAAAATGACTCCATCTGAACTTATATTGCTTGAAACATTCCGTGGTGAGAAGCGTCAGAGTTCAAGCGCGTTTGATAACGTGAGTGACGCTAACGGTTCAGCAGAAAGAGCCTTGAATACACGTGTATATGTGAGCCAGTAAATTCATCCTCTACACTGTAGATCCTAatgaatgtttaagttttcggttCAAACCGAATTATTTGTAACGTATACGCACTCCAAGTAAATCAACTTCAAACCCAAATATATTATGTGTTCAGCATATATACAACGTATAgtactttatttcaaatataacacAAAACTACATAGTTTTTATCTGAATAGCTTCAGTATTGTTTAGATTAAAATACTTGTTGGGAGGTATGCTCAGTTCCATTGCTTTACTGTACGTTCAACATGGTGTTATAAGTATGTGaactttatttattaataatgtataatgtataCAAAGAAGAGCATGAAGTTGtaatattacaaaataacaaaaaaattgttCGTGTCTAGCACTTATTTTCATAAAGGGGAATCAACAAACTCAACCAAAATCTCATGAAAATATTTGCGTTTATTGCCTGCCGGTCTTTAAAATATCGCGCGGCATAGCAAAACGccaaacaataaatcaatttaattatgtctgaaacttcaaaacaaaatacGCGTTTTTTATTCTCAACATAACTTCATTACTTATGAAGATTCAAATAAAGAATAcatagaatattttataaaataaatatattaaacggcatgtttattgttttattcaaataatagATCTACATAACTTACATTGAAGAACAGCGTTTCGGTGGTTTATTATTAGATTAACGATAATTGAATATTTGTTATCATATCATGTTGACCGTTTTAAGAATTAATAGCTACGCATGTACTTTTCCAAAAAGTATCAATTCACTTATCATATACAGCAACGTCATTTAGGATAATCAATAGCAAGGTGTTTCTATTAATTTATCACATCTGATCCGCGCTcgattaacaaaacaaacacgaaCATGATCGACTTTGATACCGAATGTAGTTATAACGAAATGTCTAAACTCTCGTCGGTAAATGTTTAGTATCAAACAATATCCAAACGTGGTTATTACTCATATAACTGGAACCGTAGTTCATGTTATCACTTATATAACTGGAACCGTAGTTGATGTTATCACTCATATAACTGGAACCGTGTTCATGTTATCACTCATATAACTGGAACCGTAGTTCATGTTTTCACTCATATAATGGGAACCGTAGTTCATGTTATCACTCATATAACTGGAACCGTAGTTCATGTTATCACTCATATAACTGGAACCGTAGTTCAGGTTATCACTCATATAACTGGAACCGTAGTTCATGTTATCACTCATATAACTGGAACCGTAGTTCATGTTATCACTCATATAACTGGAACCGTAGTTCATGTTATCACTCATATAACTGGAACCGTAGTTCATGTTATCACTCATATAACTGGAACCGTAGTTCATGTTATCACTCATATAACTGGAACCGTAGTTCATGTTATCACTCATATAACTGGAACCGTAGTTCATGTTATCACTCATATAACTGGAACCGTAGTTCATGTTATCACTCATATAACTGGAACCGTAGTTCATGTTATCACTCATATAACTGGAACCGTAGTTCATGTTATCACTCATATAACTGGAACCGTAGTTCATGTTATCACTCATATAACTGGAACCGTAGTTCATGTTATCACTCATATAACTGGAACCGTAGTTCATGTTATCACTCATATAACTGGAACCGTAGTTCATGTTATCACTCATATAACTGGAACCGTAGTTCATGTTATCGCTCATATAACTGGAACCGTAGTTCATGTTATCACTCATATAACTGGAACCGTAGTTCATGTTATCACTCATATAACTGGAACCGTAGTTCATGTTATCACTCATATAACTGGAACCGTAGTTCATGTTATCAACTCATATAACTGAACCGTAGTATTATCACTCATATAACTGGAACCGTAGTTCATGTTATCACTCATATAACTGGAACCGTAGTTCATGTTATCACTCATATAACTGGAACCGTAGTTCATGTTATCACTCATATAACTGGAACCGTAGTTCATGTTATCACTCATATAACTGGAACCGTAGTTCATGTTATCACTCATATAACTGGAACCGTAGTTCATGTTATCGCGGAGTAAAGATTGTTCAATATAAGCAAGGTGTAAATACTTTCGTGCTGAATTACATGTTGCGCAATATAAATTCCAGTGATAGCGGATTGGCCATCGGAAGTGCATCAACGTGCTTTATTAACAATACactcattaataataataaacaagggacaaaattgtcacaaaaccaggttttcattgtgaaaaaaaatctgattaagggagaaaactcaaactgaacttttgaaataaacaaacaaaattaaccccctttgtaagtttttttttttttttaaatctatttttagtcgtggcgaccttgacattggagatattgacgtgattctttcgtgcgacacaccgtcccatgatggtgaacaaatgtgccaaatgattttaaaatctcacaatgaatgacatagttatggccagggcaagctcattaatggccatttttgacctttgaactcagagtgtgaccttgaccttggagatatcgacgtaattatttcgcgcgacacaccgtccaatgatggtgaactaatgtgccaaatgattttaaaatctgacaataaacgacatagttatggcccggacaagcttgttccgcttgcctgccagcccgccagcccgccagcccgccagccagccagccagccagccagccagcccgcccgcattcgccaatctaataaccagttttttccttcggaaaacctggttaaaaaacgcATATCGTATGTTTTGGATGTGTTCTACGGCTCTATAGTATTTAGCGACTATATTACTGGAAAACAAAGTTAAGTCATCGTTCACTCAGGAGCTGTTCTTTTATGattaatataaaagtaaaatcaaTTCAAAATACCATTTGAATTAATTTTCAATAAACATGATCTACATGTAATGTTGGTTTAAACAATTCACACTATGTCAACAGTTGTAAATAGTATAATCTTTGACTATCTGGTcacctttatatttatatttatattcggTTTACATACAATATTTTTGTAACGGTAAtggtgatgttgttgttttttgggggGATACCATGAACACTATTTATTTATGTACGTGTTGTCTTTCTTCAGCACGTTATGCCATTCTTGCAGACTAGACACACTTAGATCATAGTTGATTAAAGGCGAGGCAACTTGAGGAATTTTTCTGGAAGAACACCATGTGTTTCAACGCCATCCATAccataaacaataaaatgaaaacagcAGTATGAAATGAAAAGCCTCGCATTGAGTCCAACGCTAACATACTTTCTAATTACATGTTTGATATACTACTAAATCAGAAAAACATACAAACTTACGGGCAAAACATTCCTCTTTACATTAATAAGAGTCAAATACAGAAGATTAATGCTGAAGGACTCCCACCAACTAAGACTGTTCACATGAATCGGAACAGTTTCTACAACTTGTCTGATCTTAAGACAACCAATTCCAATTTCCAAACTTATATACGCCAGCAGTCTATAGAGATCGTTAACAAACTATGAAGTCTGCTGCAAGGACACTCCATTCTTTTCAGAATGTCCAGCGTTAACAACAgcattacatttaatttaaacaaacctTGAACCAATTTAATTTCGCAGCCATGAAACAAGATATTTTGCTCTGCACATAAGAAAAAGGACAGAAATTAATCTGATCCCTGACAGCGAAATTTAATAAAGCGTACGCTTTTATTTTGTGTACATGCCAATTTGGTTGATATACCTTAAATTTAGATTTAGAAAGCGTCGTGTGTTTTCCTTGACTTTAAGTCATCAAAGTTCATGTTATTTAAAGAGGAATTTTAAGGtttgtataaaacaaacacaacatgttCGTTGGGGTGGGGGTATGAAGCAAGACATAATTTAACTCAGGCGCCCATTTTAGGCTGCCCGCGGAAAAAATAGGCGTTCTCGTTAAAAATCATGAAATACGAGAATAACGACAATGTGTTTTAATAACCGTAATATCGCATTTGTGTTTAAGCagaattttataaattttaaataaattttaaatattgcgttaattataataacaaacaaaatgtgtttcaaATTGCTAACACTGAATCAAGTCGGAGTTTGTATGTACTTATATGTCTGCATCTGAAACCGGAGTATTGATACCTATCTGGTGGGAACAAATTAATATCATAAACAACTGATAAATAACATGTATCTTGTTATAAAGGtaaaatacattgttaaagaaGACAATACAATAACAACGCGATTGGAACGAACGATTGTTGAAAAAATGATTGGACGTATTTCTTCAAACGCTCAAATATAGTCGAATACTTTATTCTCAACAGCTTGTTAACGGCCGTGTATGTGTCATCGGTTTGATTGTGTAAACTTCTTAAATACAACTAAACCACTCCGACACATTCGATTTAAAATAATGGTCAATACATAAGGTCAAGTTATATGCAGATACAAATTTAATATTCAGTGTGGCAAATGAATAGTATATTCAGGCATTGTTCTTTTGCATAACATCGCGATATATTTCATCTTTGACGCATTGTATTCCTGGTGTTTACCCcaaattcaaaaattattacaaaTGTCATTTTAAGTGGTTTCTAAAATGTGTTTTCCATTTTTgagtaaattgatttatttagcaaaacaattacaGTTATATTTCACTATTTACTCAACATATCGGAGCACttattttaaatacaacactAAATGAAATAAAGCGtttaatacttttttataattattaaagtttACATTGATAGTTTGTTGTATATATACTTGTCAAACAGAAGTCGACACATCAATAGAggtaaatgttttattgtattgtttaaatcctGATGTATACAAAACGTCAATTGCTTTTGTTCATAAATGTACTGCTTTCATGTTGTTTCTCTGAAATGAAATTAACCAAAAGATGCGCATACattaaatgcaataatgctaacaataaaatgtaattgtattgcttttatttctCTGTTATGAAAGTAATGTAAAATAGTATATACAAATTAGATAATAATACTTAAGTTTACAAGATTACTTAAACTTAATTTAATTGCTATTAGTTTTGTCTGTTATGAAAATGGTGTAAATTGTACATACTTATTAGGCTATAAcgatcaagcaaaatatattacttaaacttAACTAAAGAATACACATATAAACGTTTCAAAATTATAATGAATATACACACATttctaaaataaattttaaaagccGACGATACCAAATATTAATGTCTTATATTTAGGGCAATTTACATTGCACTGTTTCAACACTATAAATGTTATAGTCCGCActttttttccattgtttatattttgttatgtttatttatgtatgtttgcCATGCTGTATGTTAAGCTTATGAAGGTTTTACGATGTTTAGCACATGTTTATGGCTACATCGTTGGTGTTCATAGTTTTCTTGTTCTAGTGGTTTTTTTGTGTAGttttaacaattatgaataatttaaacATCATCTCATATAACTGCAGAAGCTAACATGAGCACCTAAAAAGATctgatgtttttaattttttgaaagaAACGAAtgcacatatattttgtttacgaGATGTGCACTTCACATCAGACATGGAGAAACATTTATATTCAATGTGGAATGCAGAAGCCTTTTTCAGTTTTTCGAAATCTAACTCGCGAGGGGTTGTGATTCTATTTTCAAAAGGATTAAATGTGAAGGTCAACCAATCTTTTTCAGATGAGAATGGTAACTATATTATCTTAAACCTTTAATTACATGGGAACAGTTTACTGTTATTAATGTGTATGGACCAAATAATGGTAGCCCCGCTTtctatcaaaacatattttctcTTATTGAAAATATTGGGAACGAATCATTTATATGGTGTGGTGATTTTAATTTAGTGTTAAACACAAATCTTGATTATTGTAAtaacaaatcaaataataatattgtcAAAGCAAGAAACACGTTAATCAACTTTATCACTGATAAAAAAGTACATAATGCGTTTAGAAAAATATATGGGGAACGCAAGCAATTTTCCTTGCGTAGAGCGAATCCTTTGCAACAGGCAAGGCTTGATTTTTTTTGGTTACACATGATTTCTTACCCCATATAAGAGATTGTAAGATTGGAATAAGTTATCGTTCTGACCATTCAGTTATCAATTTAgcattatactttgaaaatatgCCACATGGTAAAGGGCTTTGGAAATTTAACAACTCTCTTCTTTTAGACAAAGAAAATCTTACTTACATAAATGATAAAGTAgaacaaattaaaatacaatatgcTTTACCAgagtataattttgaaaatatttcatcAGTCTGTAATGCTTATATAGAATTTCAAATTAACGATCAGTTTTTCTTAGAAAAACTTTTGAAGGAAATCAGAGGCTCTTAAATTTCATATTCATCTCATAAAAAGAAATGCCAAATTAATAGAGAACAGGAGTTTAttaaacaaattgaagttatcGAGAATAATTTGAATCAGGATaatgaaatgttattgaaaaatcTCCAAAATGAACTACGATTAATAAAAGTAGAAATAACAAAAGGAAATGTAATTCGTTCAAGAGCTGATTGGATAGAAAATGGAGAAAAactaacattttgtttttgcaatttaGAAAAGTACAATTATACTAACAAAACAGTACCATTTTTAGAAACGCCTGATGGCAATTTTATATATGAacaatcaaatattttaaaacaagcaGAATTATTTTATAAGAACTTATACACTGATGCATCAGAAATAAAAGATATTGACATTGAAAGCTTTTTAGAGAACGCTCATACTTATACGTAACGTCTTGAACAATCTTTATCTTTGGAAGGCCTTCTATTATTTCCAGAGGTTtctaacacattaaaaaatatgaaaaatgacaaaagtcCCGGTTCTGATGGATTTACTTTtcattttttcaaagtttttttgtgGGAAACTGTGTCATTTTGTAGTAAGAGCTTTAAACTTTCCGTTTAC
This is a stretch of genomic DNA from Dreissena polymorpha isolate Duluth1 chromosome 7, UMN_Dpol_1.0, whole genome shotgun sequence. It encodes these proteins:
- the LOC127839596 gene encoding cardioacceleratory peptide receptor-like, translated to MSVGLMHVTVEIAEKCFIVWHGGRALCKIVRFFQVFVIYASTFMIVALSIDRADAIARPMKFTRKATTVRILANGAWISSGILSIPSFLLFDTVTLNGDSHCIMTLQERWHWKVYITLIAMTAFIIPAAVIISCYTIIICVIWGKGRGLNRNQPSDSDDNIQTTHRTRNKGIIPQAKIKTVKMTLIFILAFVTSWSPYFVFNLVDVYRDINTVTSQTQVARKLLTRSNVQLSNGGGEGSSGTSLMVKSKTSATWNCLNGIFDNRKCDFNTAENEVPQILPPQRKLCQRRPSGLPLANRKMTPSELILLETFRGEKRQSSSAFDNVSDANGSAERALNTRVYVSQ
- the LOC127839597 gene encoding homeobox protein 2-like; this translates as MNYGSSYMSDNMNYGSSYMSDNMNYGSSYMSDNMNYGSSYMSDNMNYGSSYMSDNMNYGSSYMSDNMNYGSSYMSDNMNYGSSYMSDNMNYGSSYMSDNMNYGSSYMSDNMNYGSSYMSDNMNYGSSYMSDNMNYGSSYMSDNMNYGSSYMSDNMNYGSSYMSDNMNYGSSYMSDNMNYGSSYMSDNMNYGSSYMSDNMNYGSSYMSDNLNYGSSYMSDNMNYGSSYMSDNMNYGSHYMSENMNYGSSYMSDNMNTVPVI